A genomic stretch from Aedes albopictus strain Foshan chromosome 2, AalbF5, whole genome shotgun sequence includes:
- the LOC109433130 gene encoding facilitated trehalose transporter Tret1 — translation MSEKLGLSNGVLNQVFSVCTINIINLAHGTTLGWLSPFLPLLQSENSPLETGPVTIEQGSWIGSILCLGGLAGAIIYGSLTSRLGVKRCISCIIIPNISFWVIVYFGTSVYHLYIARFIAGATGGGIMVTFPLFIADISDNKIRGILGSCMALFGNSGILLMYIVGDLLSYRTVPLVMMSVPLLFGIIMYFIPETPQTLLRKRKVEEAAKSLKFFKGITPGTKDMIAFERDFEVLQNFVTNSKAQTTKLQLSDFTSPQAKKGIFIGIFLMFLNQFCGIFAILTYAVTIFQESGSDLSPGASAIIIAAIQILGTVASFVFVDLAGRKVLLLVSTFGTGVGLSCLGTFSWLKEHQFDLTGFGWIPVVILSITMFIFCVGLCSIPFFVLPEILPAKICNVGNTISMISITIFSFVVLKILPIMLEQIELYGATAVFAGTCFVGVIIIAIVIPETKGKNLVVPESV, via the exons ATGAGTGAAAAATTAGGACTTTCCAATGGTGTTCTTAACCAAGTGTTTTCGGTTTGCACGA TTAACATCATAAACCTCGCTCATGGCACAACACTCGGGTGGCTGTCTCCGTTCCTTCCGCTGCTCCAGTCGGAAAATTCACCGTTGGAAACGGGACCAGTGACCATCGAGCAAGGTTCATGGATCGGATCGATTCTCTGCCTAGGAGGTTTGGCAGGTGCAATCATCTACGGAAGCCTTACCAGCAGACTCGGCGTGAAACGATGTATTTCATGCATAATTATTCCAAACATC AGCTTTTGGGTGATTGTGTATTTTGGAACATCGGTATATCACCTTTATATTGCCAGATTTATAGCAGGGGCAACGGGGGGAGGTATTATGGTTACTTTTCCTCTTTTCATAGCCGATATCTCCGATAACAA AATCCGTGGAATCCTGGGATCGTGCATGGCTCTCTTTGGCAATTCTGGCATTCTTCTAATGTACATTGTTGGTGATTTGTTGTCTTACAGGACAGTTCCTTTGGTGATGATGTCTGTGCCTCTTTTGTTCGGAATCATCATGTACTTCATACCGGAAACGCCTCAAACGTTGCTTAGAAAGCGAAAGGTTGAAGAAGCTGcaaaatctttgaaatttttcaaaggaattactccTGGTACAAAAGACATGATTGCGTTTGAACGCGATTTCGAAGTATTACAAAACTTTGTAACAAATAGCAAAGCTCAAACCACCAAGCTACAACTAAGTGATTTCA CTTCACCACAAGCCAAAAAGGGAATATTTATTGGAATTTTCCTAATGTTTCTAAATCAATTTTGTGGAATTTTCGCCATCCTCACCTATGCGGTTACAATCTTCCAAGAGTCCGGATCCGATCTGAGCCCCGGTGCATCAGCCATCATCATCGCGGCAATCCAAATCCTCGGCACGGTGGCTTCGTTCGTTTTCGTTGATTTGGCCGGAAGAAAAGTTCTGCTGCTGGTTTCCACCTTTGGCACAGGAGTTGGGCTAAGCTGCTTGGGAACTTTTTCATGGTTGAAGGAGCATCAATTCGATTTAACAGGATTTGGTTGGATTCCTGTTGTTATCCTGTCGATTACGATGTTCATTTTCTGTGTTGGTTTGTGTAGCATTCCATTTTTCGTATTACCGGAAATACTGCCGGCAAAG ATTTGCAACGTTGGGAATACCATCAGCATGATTTCAATTACAATATTTTCATTCGTGGTTCTCAAG ATTTTACCGATTATGCTGGAGCAGATTGAGCTTTACGGTGCAACTGCAGTGTTTGCTGGTACATGCTTTGTCGGTGTTATTATTATTGCCATAGTCATTCCAGAAACCAAAGGGAAGAACTTAGTTGTTCCAGAGAGTGTTTGA